The genomic segment tacatgttaaattgacataaataaaagcaaacacacttaaaagttaaactatggttattacattaatcacctaaggagtgtagagtctatgaaccttaagagttttctgtaaaacacaccaacactatcagcaaatatgtcaatatcgtctgtctccaacaagatgcggttaagagcagctcgggctcgagcggtgcgccggccgccgcgaacaggcgccgccgccgccgcgccggcaccgcgcccggcatgccaaccaccacattcgctcttggcacttgcagccccattctctcaagcacggatgcgtcatctactctatggtgaaacagttggcggtaatgcataatatgcagcagtttccgtctggtttctagagtttgaagaccaaccattcctgttacgaatagagatggatacatatatgggtaatatccgtacagtcgtttgtaaatgtgcctaccgaacttcctctgcactctttctagcatagtgttttgttcttattagaaagaatgcattaaaataagcatcttttataaattaaagttttttttaaaacctactaatttaggagttagagtgttgcaaagttgcaaaattttcccgtagcattactaaggcgccagagacagaaagcgatatcgacggagccccgcttattacagaaactgcacagaataggagccttcggccgtttgaagatacctaacgaacctaacctatacctatataaaagtcgtcattttgtatcctagaccgtttgcgagacacgcgttaattttattaaagtgctagtgccatttactaatcttagaaccagtatcgtaaatattaatggagaagaaaaagtttatataacaaaacatccttatttaaacgtgttctatatgatttatcaatattaacataagtaggttatattggtaaaaaaaatcatcgtaaatttatcaagtctctggcgccttagtaaatactatgggaaaattcgcaacttcgtactgctctaactcctatataagtaggtttttcaaacaacttcattctataaaagatgcttattttaatgcaatctttcatgtttttaaattacaaacactcaaaaataataaacacgggcgcgccatctgtcgcagctgtggtgctttactcaggccacacgctacaactataccgagcgcatcgatcagccgcttagttcctacgcgcgccaatagatggcgcttaagctatattgggaaacgggacaatgacgtcatctttttcgtgcatgctgcccgtagtaacgagttattagacgttatcaggttatcacgtcaaaaataaCATTGATATTAAAATTAAGGACAAATCAAGAATGAACAAAAGGGAATTTCACTTaatttttattcatggtaacAATTTTTTCCCGTGCTGTATTTAATTTTTCTATCAATGCAACTTTTAATTTGGGTGTTTCTACATTCCAAATTGTTAAGCATAATTTAGTTAGTTCCCCTAGTGAAGTTTAATTTACCCGTGGCGCCTTAAGGCGTTGTCGCAATCGCGATTTGCGGACGAATTgaaagttaaacaaattttcAGCTAGATCTTTAGTTTCAACTGGCCCGCAAATCGGTCTACTTATGTAtagagggtttactggtgaaacccgataagtcgAGATAatatttgtccttgaaataacaacattgtggaaattgcacgtagttcgaatttcaaaaaccagtttgctcaacttatcggtttcaccagtaaacccttcATGAAATGTTTAAAGAATGAGTTAGGCTTTATATTGTATAGTCATTTTCATGTCATCTGTGTACCTACAACCAGTTTTCCACGGTAAATATGAAAAACAATCGTTCGAGACTTTAACCAAAGCTGTAACTTGAATATAGAAAATAGCTTTTTGCACTTATagcatataataattaaattactaaTATAAAGAAACGGTCTTCTGATCTGCGATATGGACTTAAATATAtcttaatatattatgttataaattgTGATATATACCGCAACTTTTGGAGCGGTTCGTCTGTTAAGATTTAGAATTAAACGTATTTCTTTATCCAATACACATGATTTTCATTTTCACGTAAGTAACTCAAAGGTCCCATTTATACGGTGCATGAAGTTGCATTAGAGTTTCTGTGCATTGTGGTGTCGTTAAAAAAAGGAGCGTTAAGGCTAAAGGCAAATTGTCCTATgtctaatgatgatgatgtctaAACGGGGCTTAAATCAATATAAGTCGAGTCTGCTACTTTCATGGGCTACGTGTTTAAAGTTCAGTAACACCACTACTCTCAGTTCTTGGGCTCATCGTTTTACTTCCATAGCTTTTATCCAGTAGCCTTTTCATATTATATTCCATTAATTTTCTACAAGTAGTTGTTACGCCGTGAAGAGTGGTGCCCTCTGCGTGTCCCAAGAGACAGGATTAGGACAACAGCCACTCGATAGGGTATTTACTAAGGGAGAGAAAAgcaattttatttcatataataggtaaatatatttcatagtatttattaattaacatATTAGTTTTTAAACATTGGAATGTACGATAGGTTTCTCATTTAACAAGTAATGCgtcattaattaattatctaCGTAACTAGGTACGAATGTGAATATAAGCAAtgacatacaataaaattataagactaattaaaattattaattaattaattaataagcaaTTAAAACAATCATTCATCAAATAGGAAGAAGTcaaaaagcgaaaataggccatttttttttcagagttgtccaccctacttttttgtaacatacctacattttttacgcgattaatactcagaatcggtCTTTCGCTCGTGATAGGagaaaaatgtcccaagatttccatacattttcaaaccttccattccgttaccgctatacaaaatatatgaaaaaatggtaacggaatgggaaaaacctTGAGggacttttttctcctattaggattgaaaaagctcgcgattctgagtggaaaccacataaacatttccaaataaaaaaaagtggggtggacaactctGACAAAAATGTAAGAGTATGTAAGAGGTACCCGTAATGTAAGAGGTTTTTTGTTTATAGCTGCCTAATACTGTATCTATATTCATACCAATTGAATAAGGTACTAATGTAGGTACATGGCACGCCTAATAATGACTTTTCGGTAGCTTTTTTTAACGAGCTGAACAAGCCCTTCTATTTCATTCCTATACATTTACCTTAATGTGTAGGTAGACTTCTTTTTAAAAGGaatcaatacatacatacatacatacaatcacgcctgtatcccataaaggggtaggcagagcacatgaaactacttaagtttcagggccactcttggcaaataaggggttaaaagaaaaccaaaCTGTGGCATCAATGGGATAGGaataaaaatagaataagtgCTTGAGCATTAaaatagaattttacctactaTCGTATGGCATTTTTGCATCTTACTGGACTTAAATTACAGAATtccttaaattaaattaaagattAGTCGGCTAGTCCTGAAAATACTGAAATGAATGTTAAAACGAAAGAAATACCTAACCTAAATACTTTTTCGTAGATATGTCAATTTCTAATTCAACAAATAACAGTATTGTCTTTTTGACCACGAAAAAGTGAACCTTATTGTTACACCATCACATTTTGATATTTCTTGTATTTTTCAACAAAATCCACATTCTGATCAATTTATCACAGGTTTGGCTCTCCATTATCCTTTTTCAACTGGctcctgcttttgacaaaatTGTCTAGAGCACTCAGCCCGGCCTTCAAGCTATTCATCTCAATTCTGTTCCACAAAGTCCCCATAATCAGATAGTAAAAACTTAGACCAGTGATAATTATCTTTATCACGTTGTACAACACGTAATCCGGCCAGTAACCGAATGAGCCAAGTAGGAACATGAAGATTAGTCCTCCAGCGAACAAATACAGCTTCCTTGTTTTGGATAAGTTGGAATAAGCCTCATCGCACACTTTGTACGCGTCTGCAATAGTGTCGTCCAGCGACCCGTTCTTGTTATAGACGTGGTCTTTGTAAAAGCCCTCTGTGGGCCGTATATGCAGTTCGAGGACGACTGCGTTGTGGTCCGAGTACGAAAATTGCTGCCCGGGCACCCTGTCTTCGAGTGGGTTGCCAAAATTCATTACTTCGGcctgaaaacaaaaaatatacatcTTAAAAATAAGTTCCTGTAAACAAAGATTTTCTGTGTTACTGACAGAATTGGCTTCATCATAATTTTTCCTATcaagtttattttttaacagtcTCCTACGGGTGTAGCACGCTATAGTTCGATAagctttatcgcatcggtgcgtccctattgcacttatcACGCGACCATTTTTGCCTGCCTAGTCTATTTAGATTTTAGAAACTACAATTCCTTATGAGCAGATTAGGACAGTCCACATAAAGCGAGCAACCACTCTGTTGAAGGGAATTGCGCAAGTCTACATTTACCATGCGGCAGAAATGCCTCGCGACGCTGCCCGCTCTATGTGGACCGGTCCGATTCTATTTAATGATCCAAGTGATCTTACCGCCCACTGAGAGTTGACATGGTAAAGTATATGATCAATCCTCTTCCCCTCAGGGCACAGCTTGGCTTGCTTCTTGTCAGAGTAGCTGTTGTTGCAGTTGTCGTTGGTGCCGGTGGCTTTCCTAATAGCAGGGTTTGTGTTCTCACACTCTAAGTCGTACGGGTCTATGAGCGATGGGAGTTCTGTTATtaatctaaaataaaaatatttacatttactTGAGGCTCGCTCAtcgccaaattaaaaaccttcaTGCATGGCTGTGTCAaacacaatgaggaggcacacagacattttatcccgccaggcggcgcctgtgcaagtgtctaggcatgtcactgtcattcatatgtgagagacagaaaaaaacatatcttctcgctcatacgtatggactaatagggtggcgccatctgtcataacactcataacctttgagtgtccTCATTGAAAGACATCTAGCGCACTCAAACGTGAATTAATCTgaggatttggcgtaggcactagttttcagAAATAGAtgaccatctgaccttccaacccagagGGCACACTAGGCCTTATtcagatttcagtcccccctcccaactgaggagagactgaaatcttctcgaggctgaggcgtagggttagagccggcgtagctttatttgacgttcatatgcgcattgtaatatgcctacttgaaaaataaatttcattttcataGTTTGGTTCTCTcacaatgtttttcttcaccaaAGAGAAACTAGTAACTGGTAAGTATGTAATTATACCTGTAGGATAAATCGCCGGGGCCTGTATTCAGGTCTCCAGCCAGGATGGATACATCGGCTGTGGACTTAGTAAGATTGACGAACTCTGCAGTGGAGTGTGCTTGCAGAGCCCTGTGTGCTAAGTAAATGTCATCCTCATGGTACTCTGCATGTAACTGTAAataaatggaattgaaactgattttttttttataagataataaataaatcaaaaacagCACCACATTACATTTGGTGCTAGTGTCTGAAACTCTCTTGACATACTGAAAATGTTGAATGAAATGTGAATGGGCTATTATTTTTTGGTGTTTGAACAATGAACTATCTATAATTTGAGGAGGTACTAAACCAAAcaagtaaactaaaaaaaaagttaaaacaagCAAGCTTCAGTACTtacgaaaaaatattgtatgggAAGTGTGAGTTTTACCaaagatttttatactaaaacctaAAATTTGGTTGGATACTATTAACAAAATATTAGAAAAGTTAGTTAAAGTACTTACATGGGTACAATAGATGTTAACCAGTCTATCTTTTACCCGGATCCGACACAAACCAACACCCTTGCCTCCAAACCAATCCCCATGGTGGATCTTATGGATGTACCCATTCAGTGGCCATTGGTGGAAAAATACATCCTGTATAAGCCACTTCGAGAACACACAGAGACCCGAGCCAAGTACTCCACTGGAAAACAATGGACAATGTGACACCctttattaatttaatgtaaGGTGACTAAGTCACAACATGTCATTATCTTCAGTATAGTGCAACAATGTGTTAGTTAACCTTTGGGGTATCAGCCATCAACTCCCAACCAATTATGTCAatcaaaattgaaatttgaataattGAAATAACATCAAAATTCCAACATCTCAAAAAATTCATATGACACTTGAAGATTGAAGAGCTAATGAAGGCAACAAAAtataatgatgataatgatCATAATGATGTGATTCTGTTATTCCGCATAAAGGACATAAGGTCtcagaagaatcttccacttttcaagATTCTATAAGATAAGATGGAAAtataaagtactagcttttgcccgcggcttcgctcgcgttagaacgAGACAAACtacagcctatgtcactctccatcccttcaactatctccacttgaaaaatcacgtcaattcatcactccgttttgccgtgaaagacggacaaacaaacagacacacactttcccatttataatattagtatggataaaatgATAATATTCTTGTTAAAATGTTTGAATTCGGAACTTAATTAACTTTGTTAGTTACTTGGTATATGTATTGCGCTATCACTGAAAACTAGTTAGTATAAATGCATGACTAACATAATCATAATACTTTTTTGCAACCATGGAatatgatgaagatgatgatggTATGATATGGTGGTGCATTCAACACTGtgcctaaaaatattaattttaaaatctaTTGGTGTATAGTTAAATACCTGTAGAAGTAATGTGAGTAGGGCAGGTTGCGTTTCAGTTTTTCTTTAATAAACAGATAATCATCCTCACTCCAAACTTCCTGCAGGCACACCACAGTATGACAGCTTTCTTGTAGATACGTTGAAATAGCTTCCATACGTTCCTTTCTGTTTTTTGAGACAATAGGTATACccctaaaaaaatataaatttcgtatAAAGCAATCAAGACATCTCtcaaaacttaattaatttaattatattaggaCCTGTTGTGAATGTAGCATTTCATTGTAACTCTGTGACTAAACATACGTAATTTGCTTGTAACTTACCAACAATTGAGCGTAAAAATATTCAAAGAAAAATCCGACAtggtttaaaaaataacaagatTTTTCTAACAAAGAAACTAGTTTTGTTTGAACTTAAGTTATAGTCACTGTCTTAATATCTTTAACACGGTAACAATGCTTTCACAGagctttttattattattcatttaaagaaataagtgttcttcttattttaaaatattcatttacttttattaaaactTTAATCCTAATAACAATGTTAACCTCAACACAATGAAAATCTCAAATGACAGATTAATAAAGTTTCGCAAACTTCAAACTAGCTTCATTTCATTCCAACCGAAACCTTCATATTATAGCAGAAAAGATTAAATTCCTCTGTACTCTTTTAGTTAAACTGTTTAAGGTAATGAATTATACGCTCGTTTATCTATTCACAGTTTAAAAATGTTAACAAACGTTCGTACTTACATAACCGACTCGTTTATTTGCCTCTCTATCCAAACGTCTTTGTCTCCCTCTAACACATTGTGAAAGAGCGACATCTAGGTCGAGTATGCCACTCGACCTTGTCAGCAGGCGGCAAAATTTAAAATTGCCTAACATGAATTTTGTTTATAAAGGCCAGTTAAGTAAGAAAACTTCGGGATGTGGTAACTTCGTTTACTGCTAAGTACTAGCAAAGATACTAGAAGTTTCCCCAACAATGCTTATAAAACATGTATAGGTATTTTGTCTTGATCTAC from the Leguminivora glycinivorella isolate SPB_JAAS2020 chromosome 8, LegGlyc_1.1, whole genome shotgun sequence genome contains:
- the LOC125228746 gene encoding putative neutral sphingomyelinase, translated to MSDFSLNIFTLNCWGIPIVSKNRKERMEAISTYLQESCHTVVCLQEVWSEDDYLFIKEKLKRNLPYSHYFYSGVLGSGLCVFSKWLIQDVFFHQWPLNGYIHKIHHGDWFGGKGVGLCRIRVKDRLVNIYCTHLHAEYHEDDIYLAHRALQAHSTAEFVNLTKSTADVSILAGDLNTGPGDLSYRLITELPSLIDPYDLECENTNPAIRKATGTNDNCNNSYSDKKQAKLCPEGKRIDHILYHVNSQWAAEVMNFGNPLEDRVPGQQFSYSDHNAVVLELHIRPTEGFYKDHVYNKNGSLDDTIADAYKVCDEAYSNLSKTRKLYLFAGGLIFMFLLGSFGYWPDYVLYNVIKIIITGLSFYYLIMGTLWNRIEMNSLKAGLSALDNFVKSRSQLKKDNGEPNL